From the Streptomyces sp. KMM 9044 genome, one window contains:
- a CDS encoding DUF5719 family protein, translating into MNRTTLSLIAGATALAAVTGFAVLTAPDPTAVDDGVATAAAHLPVERSSLLCPAPSGSDLAETTYTSFTPVTKGTESEGSAQLQPAATGRPAEESAESAESEEGGEGGEGAEGADEEVAEGAEDGGGEKDTESAKPGKPVLEHKEEPGKPVTVDVPGGEAPALAGTAEGRFAPGWTVQQTTEVAAGTGRGLQGVNCSAPDTEFWFPGASTAAERTDYVHLTNPDDSAAVVDIEVYGKDGALETTVGEGVTVRPHSSEPVLLSTLTDEEQTDATVHVVVRSGRVGAAVQALDDSLGGDWLAASADPAGSLVLPGIPEDATAVRLIAFTPGTVDADLKVQLASPSGLITPAGNETVHVKGGMTTAVDLGDVTRGEAGSLVLTPTDGPVPVVAAVRVLRGKGGSQESAFVPAAREVGVRATSVDNTAKGSTLAVTAPEGAAKVKVTVSGGSEGGTPVTETYTLKAGTTRNIEVPVPDDVEGTYALTVEPESDDTPVYASRTLTATKDGVPAFTVQTLPDDRGMVAVPQTEEDLSVLQK; encoded by the coding sequence GTGAACCGCACCACCCTGTCCCTGATCGCGGGGGCCACCGCACTCGCCGCCGTCACCGGCTTCGCCGTCCTGACCGCGCCGGACCCCACGGCCGTGGACGACGGTGTCGCGACGGCGGCGGCCCACCTGCCCGTGGAACGCTCGAGCCTGTTGTGTCCGGCGCCCAGCGGCTCCGACCTCGCCGAGACGACGTACACGTCCTTCACGCCTGTCACGAAGGGCACGGAGAGCGAGGGCAGCGCCCAGCTCCAGCCGGCCGCCACGGGACGACCCGCGGAGGAAAGCGCGGAAAGCGCGGAAAGCGAGGAAGGCGGGGAAGGCGGGGAAGGCGCGGAAGGCGCGGACGAAGAGGTTGCGGAGGGAGCAGAGGACGGCGGCGGGGAGAAGGACACCGAGTCCGCGAAGCCCGGGAAGCCGGTGCTGGAGCACAAGGAGGAGCCCGGCAAGCCGGTCACCGTGGATGTTCCCGGAGGCGAGGCACCCGCGCTCGCCGGTACCGCCGAGGGCCGCTTCGCCCCCGGCTGGACCGTGCAGCAGACCACCGAGGTCGCCGCGGGCACCGGTCGGGGGCTGCAGGGCGTCAACTGTTCCGCCCCGGACACGGAGTTCTGGTTCCCCGGCGCGAGCACCGCGGCCGAGCGCACCGACTACGTCCACCTGACCAACCCCGACGACTCCGCCGCCGTCGTGGACATCGAGGTCTACGGCAAGGACGGCGCCCTCGAGACCACGGTGGGAGAGGGCGTCACGGTCAGGCCGCACTCCTCCGAACCGGTGCTGCTGTCCACGCTCACCGACGAGGAGCAGACCGATGCGACGGTCCATGTCGTCGTCCGCAGCGGGCGGGTCGGCGCGGCCGTACAGGCCCTGGACGACTCTCTCGGCGGTGACTGGCTGGCCGCGTCGGCCGACCCGGCGGGCAGCCTCGTCCTGCCCGGCATTCCCGAGGACGCCACCGCCGTACGCCTGATCGCCTTCACCCCCGGCACTGTCGACGCCGACCTGAAGGTGCAGCTCGCGTCGCCCTCCGGGCTGATCACACCGGCCGGCAACGAGACGGTGCACGTGAAGGGCGGCATGACGACCGCCGTCGACCTCGGCGACGTCACGCGTGGCGAGGCGGGCTCCCTGGTCCTCACGCCGACGGACGGCCCGGTGCCCGTCGTGGCGGCCGTCCGGGTGCTGCGTGGCAAGGGGGGCAGTCAGGAGTCGGCCTTCGTCCCGGCGGCCCGTGAGGTCGGGGTGCGGGCGACGTCCGTCGACAACACGGCCAAGGGCAGCACCCTCGCCGTGACCGCGCCCGAGGGTGCCGCCAAGGTCAAGGTCACCGTCTCCGGGGGCAGCGAGGGAGGTACGCCGGTGACCGAGACGTACACGCTCAAGGCCGGTACCACCCGGAACATCGAGGTTCCGGTTCCGGACGACGTCGAGGGCACGTACGCGCTGACGGTCGAGCCCGAGTCGGACGACACACCTGTCTACGCCTCACGGACCCTCACCGCCACGAAGGACGGCGTCCCGGCCTTCACGGTCCAGACCCTCCCCGACGACCGGGGCATGGTGGCGGTGCCGCAGACGGAGGAGGACCTGTCGGTCCTGCAGAAGTAG
- a CDS encoding glycosyltransferase produces MSVHSHPAARQDAAAAPEFPRHVVTAVLVSHDGARWLPDALAGLLGQERPVQFAMGADTGSADDSARLVTEALGDDHVLHLARRTGFGQAVEECHRAAPDLTPDDLPYLKRPSGWDPVTRSWHDDAYDLPDLPHGEPVQWLWLLHDDCAPEPDALARLLGVVENEYELGRDDVAVVGPKLRGWYDRRQLLEVGVSIADSGRRWTGLDRREQDQGQHDQVRSVLSVSTAGMLIRRDVFDELGGFDRHLPLMRDDVDLCWRAHAAGHRVLVAPDAVVRHAEAASRERRAVDCVGRTAASPHKVDKAGAVHTLLVNTRTAALPWVLLRLVLGTVLRTFAYLVGKVPGQAVDEIRGLVGTLLRPERILAGRRRRGSPQIDKGELRALFPPPGATVRVTVEQAASSLVGRSDPEITTGAGRHGGAVESGPGGDDADFIEVERFARLKRIARKPGPVLFLLLLLVSLAACRTLLGSGALAGGALLPAPAGSGDLWARYTDAWHAVGAGGTGSAPPYLALVASLATLMLGSTGLAVTVLLIGSVPLAGLTAYFASRPLVESRLLRAWAAVAYAFLPAVAGALAGGRIGTAVLAVLLPLIARAGIAASGLTGDPGVRGSWRATWAYALLLTLATAFTPIVWPIALFLGLGVLALRRSDLLAHGLRFLAQLGTPLLVLAPWSLSLLPLGFFQEAGLEYGASAASALDLLGASPGGPGAVGGPVLVGIVLAALAALLRSERLLAIRAAWTAALVGLVFAVLSNGSTWAGPATLVYGIALLAAATLGADGARARVAEQSFGWRQPVAVLVALACAVGPLLAAAGWVLRGADGPLERRDPVQVPAFVAEESGTRDQARTLVLDSGSAARVDYALVRGSGARMGDAEIAAASGVNTGLDKIVAHLVAGSGADQADQLGGFAVRYVLVHPGAPREVTRVLDATPGLTRLSQQAGGALWRVDQNVARATIVPGKGGEGEPQAVAAGPVGISTEIPDGAEGRVLRLADAAAEGWTATLDGKPLTGTTVDGWAQGFRLPAVGGQLAVTYEDPVTHTVWLWAQGLLAVVLVVLALPGRRRDVDDDLPEEPAVPAEALAGDGRRARRLRAQADAEAAVAAGEAGADDGVTERADDEFDVPREPAPAAVPQQRPYDEWDTSSYPEPDPNPGYDGAYTAAAPYPQGQQQPPSQQEQRQQYATDGYGQPYQADPYQAGRGGRYDPYAYDGAPQQPQYDPSAYDPSAYGQGHEGYDGYDQTYARGYDASYDSEQPHRPQPGSERPDGSQQ; encoded by the coding sequence ATGTCCGTGCACAGTCACCCGGCAGCCCGCCAAGACGCCGCTGCCGCACCAGAGTTCCCGCGTCATGTGGTGACCGCGGTCCTCGTCTCCCACGACGGAGCCCGCTGGCTGCCCGACGCGCTGGCCGGGCTACTCGGCCAGGAACGCCCCGTCCAGTTCGCCATGGGCGCCGACACCGGCAGTGCGGACGACTCCGCCCGACTGGTCACCGAAGCCCTCGGCGACGACCACGTCCTGCACCTCGCCCGGCGCACCGGCTTCGGCCAGGCCGTCGAGGAGTGCCACCGTGCCGCGCCGGACCTCACCCCGGACGACCTGCCCTACCTGAAGCGGCCCAGCGGCTGGGACCCGGTCACGCGCAGCTGGCACGACGACGCGTACGACCTGCCCGACCTCCCGCACGGGGAACCGGTGCAGTGGCTGTGGCTGCTGCACGACGACTGCGCCCCCGAACCCGACGCGCTGGCCCGGCTGCTGGGCGTCGTGGAGAACGAGTACGAACTCGGCCGGGACGACGTCGCCGTCGTCGGCCCCAAGCTCCGCGGCTGGTACGACCGCAGGCAACTGCTGGAGGTCGGCGTCTCCATCGCCGACTCCGGCCGCCGCTGGACCGGCCTGGACCGCCGTGAACAGGACCAGGGACAGCACGACCAGGTCCGGTCCGTCCTGTCGGTGTCCACCGCCGGCATGCTGATCCGCCGCGACGTCTTCGACGAACTCGGCGGATTCGACCGGCACCTGCCGCTGATGCGGGACGACGTCGACCTGTGCTGGCGCGCGCACGCGGCGGGACACCGTGTGCTCGTCGCCCCCGACGCGGTCGTACGGCACGCCGAGGCCGCCTCCCGCGAGCGCCGCGCCGTCGACTGCGTGGGCCGCACCGCCGCCTCCCCGCACAAGGTGGACAAGGCGGGCGCCGTCCACACCCTGCTCGTCAACACCCGTACCGCGGCGCTGCCCTGGGTGCTGTTGCGGCTCGTCCTCGGCACCGTGCTGCGGACCTTCGCCTACCTCGTCGGGAAGGTCCCCGGGCAGGCCGTCGACGAGATACGCGGCCTCGTCGGCACCCTGCTGCGGCCCGAACGCATCCTCGCCGGACGGCGCCGCCGCGGCAGCCCGCAGATCGACAAGGGCGAACTGCGGGCGCTGTTCCCGCCCCCCGGCGCGACCGTCCGCGTCACCGTCGAACAGGCCGCGAGCAGCCTCGTCGGCCGCTCCGACCCCGAGATCACCACCGGTGCCGGACGGCACGGCGGCGCCGTCGAGTCCGGACCCGGCGGGGACGACGCCGACTTCATCGAGGTCGAGCGGTTCGCCCGGCTCAAGCGGATCGCCCGCAAGCCCGGCCCGGTGCTCTTCCTGCTCCTGCTGCTCGTCTCCCTCGCGGCCTGCCGCACCCTCCTCGGCAGCGGCGCGCTCGCGGGCGGCGCCCTGCTGCCCGCTCCCGCAGGCTCCGGCGATCTGTGGGCGCGCTACACGGACGCCTGGCACGCGGTGGGCGCCGGCGGCACCGGCTCCGCACCGCCCTACCTCGCCCTCGTGGCGTCCCTGGCCACCCTGATGCTCGGCTCGACCGGGCTCGCCGTGACGGTCCTGCTCATCGGCTCGGTGCCGCTGGCCGGCCTCACCGCCTACTTCGCCTCCCGCCCGCTCGTCGAGTCCCGGCTGCTGCGCGCCTGGGCCGCCGTCGCCTACGCCTTCCTGCCCGCTGTCGCGGGCGCCCTCGCCGGCGGCCGGATCGGCACCGCCGTCCTCGCCGTGCTGCTGCCGCTGATCGCCCGTGCGGGCATCGCCGCGAGCGGACTCACCGGCGACCCCGGCGTCCGGGGCAGTTGGCGCGCGACCTGGGCGTACGCGCTGTTGCTCACCCTCGCCACCGCGTTCACCCCGATCGTGTGGCCCATCGCCCTGTTCCTCGGCCTCGGCGTCCTCGCTCTGCGCAGGTCCGACCTCCTGGCCCACGGACTCCGCTTCCTGGCCCAGCTCGGCACTCCGCTGCTGGTCCTCGCCCCCTGGTCGCTGTCGCTGCTCCCGCTCGGCTTCTTCCAGGAGGCGGGCCTGGAGTACGGCGCCTCCGCCGCCTCCGCCCTCGACCTGCTCGGCGCGAGCCCCGGCGGTCCCGGCGCGGTCGGCGGACCGGTGCTCGTCGGCATCGTGCTCGCCGCCCTCGCGGCCCTGCTCCGCTCCGAGCGCCTCCTCGCCATCCGCGCCGCCTGGACGGCCGCCCTGGTCGGACTCGTCTTCGCGGTCCTGTCCAACGGCTCCACCTGGGCGGGGCCCGCGACTCTCGTCTACGGCATCGCCCTGCTGGCCGCGGCCACGCTCGGCGCCGACGGAGCCCGCGCGCGCGTCGCCGAGCAGAGCTTCGGCTGGCGCCAGCCGGTCGCCGTGCTGGTCGCCCTCGCCTGCGCGGTCGGCCCGCTGCTGGCCGCCGCCGGCTGGGTGCTCCGCGGCGCCGACGGACCGCTCGAGCGGCGCGACCCCGTGCAGGTGCCCGCGTTCGTCGCTGAGGAGAGCGGCACCCGCGACCAGGCCCGCACCCTCGTCCTCGACAGCGGCTCCGCCGCCCGCGTCGACTACGCACTGGTCCGCGGCTCCGGTGCCCGCATGGGTGACGCCGAGATCGCCGCCGCGAGCGGTGTGAACACCGGGCTCGACAAGATCGTCGCCCATCTCGTCGCCGGCTCCGGCGCCGACCAGGCCGACCAGCTCGGCGGATTCGCGGTGCGCTACGTCCTCGTCCACCCGGGCGCGCCCCGCGAGGTCACCCGCGTGCTGGACGCCACGCCCGGCCTGACCCGGCTCAGCCAGCAGGCGGGCGGTGCGCTGTGGCGCGTCGACCAGAACGTGGCCCGCGCGACCATCGTCCCCGGGAAGGGCGGCGAGGGCGAGCCACAGGCCGTGGCCGCCGGACCGGTCGGGATCAGCACCGAGATCCCCGACGGCGCCGAGGGGCGCGTCCTGCGCCTGGCCGACGCCGCGGCCGAGGGATGGACCGCCACCCTCGACGGCAAACCGCTGACCGGTACCACGGTCGACGGCTGGGCCCAGGGCTTCCGGCTCCCGGCCGTCGGCGGACAGCTGGCCGTCACCTACGAGGACCCGGTCACCCACACCGTGTGGCTGTGGGCACAGGGGCTGCTCGCCGTCGTCCTCGTCGTGCTCGCGCTGCCCGGCCGGCGCCGCGACGTCGACGACGACCTGCCCGAGGAGCCGGCCGTCCCCGCCGAGGCGCTCGCCGGCGACGGCCGCCGCGCCCGACGCCTGCGCGCCCAGGCGGATGCGGAAGCCGCGGTCGCCGCCGGGGAAGCAGGCGCGGACGACGGCGTGACCGAGAGGGCGGACGACGAGTTCGACGTCCCGCGGGAGCCGGCTCCCGCGGCCGTCCCGCAGCAGCGGCCCTACGACGAATGGGACACGTCGAGCTACCCGGAACCGGATCCGAACCCCGGGTACGACGGCGCCTACACCGCCGCCGCCCCGTACCCGCAGGGACAGCAGCAGCCGCCGTCGCAACAGGAGCAGCGCCAGCAGTACGCGACGGACGGCTACGGACAGCCGTACCAGGCGGACCCGTACCAGGCCGGCCGGGGTGGTCGGTACGACCCGTACGCCTACGACGGCGCGCCCCAGCAGCCGCAGTACGACCCGAGCGCGTACGACCCGTCGGCGTACGGGCAGGGCCACGAGGGTTACGACGGCTACGACCAGACCTACGCGCGGGGCTACGACGCGTCGTACGACTCCGAGCAGCCGCACCGCCCCCAGCCGGGCAGTGAGCGTCCCGACGGGAGCCAGCAGTGA
- a CDS encoding Trm112 family protein produces the protein MPLETGLLEILACPACHSSLKEQDNELICTGQECGLAYPVRDGIPVLLVDEARRPA, from the coding sequence ATGCCGCTGGAAACCGGCCTCCTGGAGATCCTCGCCTGCCCGGCCTGCCATTCCTCCCTCAAGGAGCAGGACAACGAGCTGATCTGCACCGGCCAGGAGTGCGGCCTGGCGTATCCGGTCCGCGACGGAATCCCCGTCCTCCTCGTCGACGAGGCCCGCCGCCCCGCGTAA
- a CDS encoding metallopeptidase family protein: MDTPVTPRAADRGPRRRDRHGRGMRGPIAPPQVPLAASRAETFADLVQDSVERLERRWPQLADIDFLVLEVPRLDAPGAGWSDEPVPLGGTVPNREGRPARVVIYRRPVEIRTKGRDERAALVHEVVVEQVAELLGLTPETVDPRYGED, from the coding sequence ATGGACACCCCTGTGACGCCCCGTGCCGCCGACCGCGGGCCCCGCCGTCGTGATCGCCACGGTCGGGGCATGCGCGGGCCGATCGCGCCTCCCCAGGTGCCGCTCGCCGCCAGCCGCGCGGAGACGTTCGCGGATCTGGTGCAGGACTCCGTGGAGCGGCTGGAGCGGCGGTGGCCGCAGCTGGCCGACATCGACTTCCTCGTGCTGGAGGTCCCGCGCCTGGACGCGCCCGGAGCGGGATGGAGCGACGAGCCGGTGCCGCTGGGCGGCACCGTGCCGAACCGCGAGGGGCGCCCCGCGCGGGTCGTGATCTATCGCCGGCCGGTGGAGATCCGCACCAAGGGGCGCGACGAGCGGGCGGCGCTGGTCCACGAGGTCGTCGTGGAGCAGGTCGCCGAGCTGCTGGGACTGACGCCGGAGACCGTGGATCCCCGGTACGGCGAGGACTGA
- a CDS encoding WhiB family transcriptional regulator, protein MTELVQQLLVDDADEELGWQERALCAQTDPESFFPEKGGSTREAKKVCLACEVRSECLEYALANDERFGIWGGLSERERRRLKKAAV, encoded by the coding sequence ATGACGGAGCTGGTGCAGCAACTGCTGGTCGACGACGCGGACGAGGAGCTCGGCTGGCAGGAGCGCGCGCTGTGCGCCCAGACCGACCCCGAGTCGTTCTTTCCCGAGAAGGGTGGCTCCACCCGGGAGGCCAAGAAGGTCTGCCTCGCCTGTGAAGTCCGCTCCGAGTGTCTCGAATACGCCCTTGCCAACGACGAGCGCTTCGGCATCTGGGGCGGTCTGTCCGAGCGGGAGCGCCGCCGGCTGAAGAAGGCCGCCGTCTGA
- a CDS encoding DUF3499 domain-containing protein, giving the protein MPAGACGVFPATTRGSARTGSHRGPLRSAVPSNIVSPVRRCSRTACGRPAVATLTYVYADSTAVLGPLATYAEPHCYDLCAEHSERLTAPRGWEVVRLLDGSAPARPSGDDLEALADAVREAARPQERAAGGGRGADPMEVARRGHLRVLRSPES; this is encoded by the coding sequence GTGCCGGCGGGGGCGTGTGGGGTATTTCCGGCCACGACACGGGGGAGTGCGCGGACGGGGAGTCATCGCGGCCCGCTCAGGAGTGCGGTACCGTCCAACATCGTGAGCCCTGTACGTCGCTGTTCGCGCACCGCCTGCGGCCGTCCCGCCGTCGCGACGCTGACGTACGTCTACGCCGACTCGACCGCGGTCCTCGGTCCGCTCGCCACCTACGCCGAACCCCACTGCTACGACCTGTGCGCCGAGCACTCCGAGCGCCTCACCGCACCGCGCGGCTGGGAGGTCGTCCGTCTACTCGACGGTTCGGCCCCGGCGCGGCCCAGCGGGGACGATCTCGAAGCGCTCGCGGACGCGGTGCGCGAAGCGGCCCGGCCCCAGGAACGGGCGGCCGGCGGCGGGCGCGGCGCGGACCCGATGGAAGTCGCGCGGCGCGGCCACCTGCGCGTGCTCCGCTCTCCCGAGAGCTGA
- a CDS encoding phosphomannomutase/phosphoglucomutase, which produces MAADLSQIVKAYDVRGVVPDQWDESLAELFGAAFARVTGASAIVTGHDMRPSSPGLSGAFARGAAAQGVDVTEIGLCSTDQLYYASGTLDLPGAMFTASHNPARYNGIKLCRAGAAPVGQDTGLTEIRELVEKWSESGAPEPAATAGTVTRRETLDDYAAHLRSLVDLVSVRPLKVVVDAGNGMGGHTVPTVLAGLPLTVVPMYFELDGTFPHHEANPLDPANLVDLQRRVREEGADLGLAFDGDADRCFVVDERGEPVSPSAITALVASRELARNGGEGTVIHNLITSWSVPEVVEENGGTPVRTRVGHSFIKAEMATSGAIFGGEHSAHYYFRDFWNADTGMLAALHVLAALGGQQGTLSALVDQYDRYAGSGEINSTVDDQAARLTAIRAAYEDRDGIALDELDGLTVTAADWWFNVRPSNTEPLLRLNAEARDQATMARIRDEALAIIRG; this is translated from the coding sequence GTGGCTGCTGATCTGTCACAGATCGTGAAGGCGTACGACGTACGCGGGGTCGTCCCCGACCAGTGGGACGAGTCCCTGGCCGAACTCTTCGGTGCCGCCTTCGCGCGGGTGACCGGCGCGAGCGCCATCGTCACCGGGCACGACATGAGGCCCTCCTCGCCCGGCCTGTCGGGCGCCTTCGCCCGCGGCGCCGCGGCACAGGGCGTCGACGTGACCGAGATCGGCCTCTGCTCCACGGACCAGCTCTACTACGCCTCGGGCACACTGGACCTGCCCGGCGCGATGTTCACCGCCTCGCACAACCCGGCCCGCTACAACGGCATCAAGCTGTGCCGTGCGGGCGCCGCGCCGGTCGGCCAGGACACCGGCCTGACCGAGATCCGCGAACTCGTCGAGAAGTGGAGCGAGTCGGGCGCCCCCGAGCCGGCCGCCACGGCGGGAACCGTCACCCGGCGCGAGACGCTGGACGACTACGCGGCACACCTGCGCTCCCTCGTCGACCTGGTCTCCGTCCGGCCCCTGAAGGTCGTCGTCGACGCGGGCAACGGCATGGGCGGGCACACCGTCCCCACCGTCCTGGCCGGCCTGCCGCTCACCGTCGTCCCGATGTACTTCGAACTCGACGGGACCTTCCCCCACCACGAGGCCAACCCGCTCGACCCGGCCAACCTCGTGGACCTGCAGCGGCGGGTCCGTGAGGAGGGGGCCGACCTCGGCCTGGCCTTCGACGGCGACGCCGACCGCTGCTTCGTCGTCGACGAGCGCGGGGAGCCGGTCTCCCCGTCCGCGATCACCGCCCTGGTCGCCTCCCGCGAACTCGCCCGCAACGGCGGCGAGGGCACGGTCATCCACAACCTGATCACCTCCTGGTCGGTGCCGGAGGTCGTCGAGGAGAACGGCGGCACGCCGGTACGCACCCGCGTCGGCCACTCCTTCATCAAGGCCGAGATGGCCACCAGCGGCGCGATCTTCGGCGGCGAGCACTCGGCGCACTACTACTTCCGCGACTTCTGGAACGCCGACACGGGCATGCTCGCCGCCCTGCACGTCCTCGCCGCCCTCGGCGGCCAGCAGGGCACCCTGTCCGCCCTGGTCGACCAGTACGACCGCTACGCGGGATCCGGCGAGATCAACTCGACGGTCGACGACCAGGCGGCCCGTCTCACCGCGATCAGGGCCGCGTACGAGGACCGTGACGGCATCGCCCTGGACGAACTGGACGGTCTCACCGTCACCGCGGCCGACTGGTGGTTCAACGTCCGCCCCTCCAACACGGAACCCCTCCTCCGCCTGAACGCGGAGGCCCGCGACCAGGCCACCATGGCCAGAATCCGCGACGAGGCCCTGGCCATCATCAGAGGCTGA
- the manA gene encoding mannose-6-phosphate isomerase, class I yields the protein MDRLDNTVRPYAWGSTTAIAQLLGVEPTGEPQAEMWMGAHPGAPSRTGRGTLAEVIDADPERELGAASVAKFGPRLPFLLKLLAAGAPLSLQVHPDLDQAKAGYADEERRGVPAGAPHRTYKDASHKPELICALTDFDGLCGFRPPLRAAGLLDALGVDSLKPYVDLLHAHPEQAALREVLTAILTADRDEMARTVTEATAACDRLGGDHTPYAAIAHHYPGDPGVIAAMLLNYVRLQPGEALYLGAGVPHAYLNGLGVEIMANSDNVLRCGLTPKHVDVPELLRIVRFEAGDPGVLRPEAAPDGEELYDTPVDEFRLSRYVLPPGGTTRDLTRAAPQILLCTTGSPRAGEHELSPGTSVFVPAGEKAEVSGTGTLFRATVVV from the coding sequence ATGGACCGCCTCGACAACACCGTCCGTCCCTACGCCTGGGGTTCCACCACCGCCATCGCCCAGCTCCTCGGCGTCGAACCGACCGGCGAGCCGCAGGCGGAGATGTGGATGGGCGCTCACCCCGGCGCGCCCTCGCGCACCGGCCGGGGCACACTCGCCGAGGTCATCGACGCCGACCCGGAGCGGGAGCTCGGCGCGGCCTCGGTCGCGAAGTTCGGCCCGCGCCTGCCCTTCCTCCTCAAGCTCCTCGCCGCCGGCGCACCCCTGTCCCTCCAGGTCCACCCCGACCTGGACCAGGCGAAGGCCGGATACGCGGACGAGGAGCGACGCGGCGTCCCCGCCGGCGCCCCGCACCGCACCTACAAGGACGCCAGCCACAAGCCCGAACTGATCTGCGCCCTTACCGACTTCGACGGCCTCTGCGGCTTCCGCCCCCCGCTGCGGGCCGCGGGACTGCTCGACGCCCTCGGCGTGGACTCCCTCAAGCCGTACGTCGACCTGCTGCACGCGCACCCCGAGCAAGCGGCCCTGCGTGAGGTCCTCACCGCGATCCTCACCGCCGACCGCGACGAGATGGCCCGCACCGTCACCGAGGCGACCGCCGCCTGCGACCGCCTCGGCGGCGACCACACCCCGTACGCCGCCATCGCCCACCACTACCCGGGCGACCCCGGCGTCATCGCCGCGATGCTCCTCAACTACGTCCGGCTCCAGCCCGGCGAGGCCCTCTACCTCGGCGCCGGCGTCCCGCACGCCTACCTGAACGGCCTCGGCGTCGAGATCATGGCCAACTCCGACAACGTGCTGCGCTGCGGACTGACCCCCAAGCACGTCGACGTCCCCGAACTCCTGCGCATCGTCCGCTTCGAGGCCGGTGACCCCGGAGTGCTGCGCCCGGAGGCCGCACCCGACGGCGAGGAGCTCTACGACACCCCCGTCGACGAGTTCAGGCTCTCCCGGTACGTCCTGCCCCCGGGCGGCACCACCCGCGACCTCACGCGGGCCGCCCCCCAGATCCTGCTCTGCACCACCGGCTCCCCACGCGCGGGCGAGCACGAACTGTCCCCGGGCACCTCCGTGTTCGTTCCCGCAGGCGAAAAGGCCGAAGTGTCCGGTACCGGAACCCTGTTCAGGGCCACGGTCGTCGTCTGA
- a CDS encoding SIS domain-containing protein translates to MLDESLLDSPEGLAEADRRGLLRGAAEAGARVRTAARYAAEAGVHDLKPDGRPRAVLIAGPGAAATQTADLLGTLAGAGSPVTRLAPTGVAPAAGALRWELPGWAGSVDLLLIATPDGTEPGLSLLAEQAYRRGCTVVAVAPARTPLAETVSSSHSLFVPMAIASYEQDEEPAASAPGVLWALLTPLLALLDRAGLLTAPPEVLEKVADRLDRMAERCGPAIATYSNPAKTLAAELADALPVVWTEGASAGPAGRRFAAALAELSGAPAVVAELPEALGSHSALLAGPLAGRADPDDFFRDRVEETPALHARVVLLRDRPIGGLTAAPAARELALGHDTPISELEPEEGGELETLAELIAVTDFAAVYLALTSRA, encoded by the coding sequence ATGCTCGACGAATCGCTGCTGGACTCACCGGAGGGCCTCGCCGAGGCCGACCGCCGCGGACTGCTCCGCGGCGCGGCCGAGGCGGGCGCCCGTGTCCGCACCGCCGCGCGGTACGCCGCCGAGGCCGGTGTCCACGACCTCAAACCGGACGGCCGTCCCCGCGCCGTCCTCATCGCGGGCCCCGGCGCGGCCGCCACCCAGACCGCCGACCTCCTCGGCACGCTCGCCGGCGCCGGCAGCCCCGTCACCCGGCTCGCACCCACCGGCGTGGCCCCCGCCGCGGGCGCGCTGCGCTGGGAGCTGCCCGGCTGGGCCGGCTCCGTGGACCTGCTCCTGATCGCCACCCCGGACGGCACCGAGCCGGGCCTGTCCCTGCTCGCCGAGCAGGCCTACCGCCGCGGCTGCACCGTCGTCGCCGTGGCCCCCGCCCGGACCCCGCTCGCCGAGACGGTCAGCAGCTCCCACAGCCTGTTCGTCCCCATGGCGATCGCGTCCTACGAGCAGGACGAGGAGCCCGCCGCCTCCGCCCCCGGAGTCCTGTGGGCGCTGCTCACCCCGCTGCTCGCGCTCCTGGACCGCGCCGGCCTGCTCACCGCCCCGCCGGAGGTCCTGGAGAAGGTCGCCGACCGCCTCGACCGCATGGCCGAACGCTGTGGCCCGGCCATCGCCACCTACAGCAACCCCGCCAAGACCCTGGCCGCCGAACTCGCCGACGCGCTCCCCGTCGTGTGGACCGAGGGCGCCTCGGCCGGCCCGGCGGGCCGCCGCTTCGCCGCCGCACTCGCGGAACTGTCCGGCGCCCCCGCCGTCGTCGCCGAACTCCCCGAGGCACTCGGCTCGCACAGTGCCCTGCTGGCAGGCCCGCTCGCCGGCCGCGCCGACCCGGACGACTTCTTCCGCGACCGCGTGGAGGAGACTCCCGCCCTCCACGCGCGCGTGGTGCTGCTCCGCGACCGCCCGATCGGCGGCCTCACCGCGGCCCCGGCCGCCCGTGAGCTGGCCCTCGGCCACGACACACCGATCAGCGAACTGGAACCGGAGGAGGGCGGCGAACTGGAGACCCTCGCCGAACTGATCGCCGTCACGGATTTCGCAGCCGTTTACCTGGCGCTCACCTCGAGAGCCTGA